A section of the Humulus lupulus chromosome 2, drHumLupu1.1, whole genome shotgun sequence genome encodes:
- the LOC133814635 gene encoding uncharacterized protein LOC133814635: MTWADFVQAFSKKYYSAVVLATRVDDFVTLVQRNLSATDYAQKFDKLVRFVPEIVPTEAMRVQKFIKRLKTMIARDVKMISVEVVSYTEVFDKAFDVEYLEDRRWKDSAARRDANRNKGFHEGNKRKAHGAGTNKCYKCDQTCHLKNDCPQWRTGAGQGSNSNLVPARVFSLTQKEASNSNTIVTSQLPISGMICRVLIDSGVTHSYVAMNVIDKLGFPCKLFEHSFSAMLPSGDIMSSTRWLQSFSIVVEGRECPADLIELDIPDYDSIFGMD, translated from the exons ATGACCTGGGCAGATTTCGTTCAAGCGTTTAGCAAAAAGTATTACAGTGCAGTTGTACTGGCAACCAGGGTGGATGATTTTGTGACCTTAGTTCAAAGAAACCTTTCTGCTACCGATTATGCCCAAAAGTTTGATAAGTTGGTAAGGTTCGTACCTGAAATAGTACCAACTGAGGCCATGCGAgtccaaaagtttataaaaagaCTTAAGACCATGATTGCTAGAGATGTCAAGATGATTAGTGTCGAGGTGGTTAGTTACACTGAGGTTTTTGATAAGGCTTTTGATGTGGAATACTTAGAAGACCGTAGATGGAAGGATAGTGCTGCAAGAAGGGATGCCAATAGAAACAAGGGTTTTCATGAGGGAAACAAGAGGAAGGCACATGGG GCAGGCACAAATAAGTGTTATAAGTGCGATCAGACATGCCATTTGAAAAATGATTGCCCACAGTGGAGAACAGGAGCAGGGCAAGGCAGCAATAGCAATCTAGTGCCAGCAAGAGTCTTTTCATTAACCCAAAAGGAAGCATCCAATAGTAACACCATTGTCACAAGTCAACTCCCTATTTCTGGTATGATATGTAGAGTCCTCATTGATTCTGGAGTGACTCACTCTTATGTTGCTATGAATGTAATTGATAAACTAGGATTTCCTTGTAAACtgtttgagcatagttttagtGCCATGTTACCATCAGGAGACATTATGTCATCGACTAGGTGGTTACAATCATTTTCCATAGTAGTTGAGGGCAGAGAGTGCCCAGCAGATCTCATAGAGTTAGACATACCAGATTATGACTCTATATTTGGCATGGATTAG